Proteins encoded within one genomic window of Rhinolophus sinicus isolate RSC01 linkage group LG05, ASM3656204v1, whole genome shotgun sequence:
- the PGK2 gene encoding phosphoglycerate kinase 2, translated as MSLSRKLTLDKLDVEGKRVIMRVDFNVPMKKNQITNNQRIKASIPSIKYCLDNKARSVVLMSHLGRPDGVPMPDKYSLEPVAAELKSLLGRDVLFLKDCVGPEVESACANPPAGSVILLENLRFHVEEEGKGQDPSGNKIKAEPHNIEAFRKSLSKLGDVYVNDAFGTAHRAHSSMVGVNLPQKASGFLMKKELDYFAKALENPVRPFLAILGGAKVADKIQLIKNMLDKVNEMIIGGGMAYTFLKVLNNMEIGASLFDEEGAMIVKDIMATANKNGVNITFPVDFLIADKLEENAKVGQATVASGIPAGWMALDCGPETNKKYAQVVAQAKLIVWNGPVGVFELEAFAKGTKALMDEIVKATSRGCITIIGGGDTATCCAKWNTEDKVSHLSTGGGASLELLEGKVLPGVDALSNL; from the coding sequence ATGTCTCTCTCTAGGAAGTTAACTTTGGACAAACTGGATGTTGAAGGAAAACGAGTCATCATGAGAGTAGACTTCAATGTTCCCATGAAGAAGAACCAGATTACAAACAACCAGAGGATCAAGGCTTCCATCCCGAGTATCAAGTACTGCCTGGATAATAAAGCCAGGTCAGTAGTTCTTATGAGTCACCTAGGTCGACCCGATGGTGTTCCCATGCCTGATAAATACTCCTTGGAACCTGTTGCTGCTGAACTCAAATCCTTGCTGGGTAGGGATGTTCTGTTCCTGAAGGACTGTGTGGGCCCAGAAGTAGAGAGCGCCTGTGCCAACCCACCTGCTGGTTCAGTTATCTTGCTGGAGAACCTCCGCTTTCATgtagaggaagaagggaaaggccAAGATCCTTCTGGAAATAAGATTAAAGCTGAGCCCCATAACATAGAAGCCTTCCGAAAATCACTCTCCAAGCTGGGCGATGTTTATGTTAATGATGCATTTGGCACTGCTCACCGGGCCCACAGCTCCATGGTGGGAGTGAATCTGCCTCAGAAGGCCTCTGGATTCCTGATGAAGAAGGAGCTGGATTACTTTGCCAAAGCCCTGGAAAACCCAGTGAGACCCTTTCTGGCTATTCTTGGTGGAGCTAAAGTGGCAGACAAGATCCAACTTATCAAAAATATGCTGGACAAGGTCAATGAAATGATTATAGGTGGTGGGATGGCTTATACCTTCCTCAAGGTACTCAACAACATGGAGATTGGTGCTTCTCTGTTTGATGAAGAGGGAGCCATGATTGTCAAAGATATCATGGCCACAGCCAATAAAAATGGAGTTAACATTACCTTTCCTGTTGACTTCCTCATTGCTGACAAGCTTGAGGAGAATGCTAAGGTTGGCCAAGCCACTGTAGCATCAGGCATACCTGCTGGCTGGATGGCTTTGGACTGTGGTCCTGAAACCAACAAGAAGTATGCTCAAGTCGTAGCCCAAGCCAAGCTAATTGTGTGGAATGGACCTGTAGGGGTGTTTGAATTGGAAGCCTTTGCTAAGGGAACCAAAGCCCTCATGGATGAAATTGTTAAAGCCACTTCCAGGGGCTGTATCACCATTATAGGAGGTGGAGACACTGCTACGTGCTGTGCCAAATGGAACACTGAAGATAAAGTCAGTCACCTGAGCACTGGAGGAGGTGCCAGTCTAGAGCTTCTGGAAGGTAAAGTCCTTCCGGGTGTGGATGCCCTCAGTAACCTGTAG